A single region of the Gemmatimonadota bacterium genome encodes:
- the tatA gene encoding twin-arginine translocase TatA/TatE family subunit — protein MIGGIGAWEIALILFLLLLLFGAKRIPQIARGLGEGIRNFKSGIKDPERLEKGEGERSREEERKS, from the coding sequence ATGATCGGTGGCATCGGTGCGTGGGAGATCGCGCTGATTCTCTTTCTCCTTCTCCTCCTCTTCGGGGCGAAGCGGATTCCTCAGATTGCAAGAGGCCTCGGCGAGGGGATTCGGAACTTCAAGTCGGGGATCAAGGACCCGGAGCGGCTGGAGAAAGGCGAAGGAGAGCGGAGTCGGGAAGAGGAGAGGAAGAGCTGA
- the gcvH gene encoding glycine cleavage system protein GcvH, producing the protein MSRIPAGLHYTEEHEYLKPTDETNVFLVGVTDYAQGELGDVVFLELPGVGEAFDRMEVFGTIEAVKAVSDLFSPVAGEVVEINSALDQDPALVNTDPYGEGWMIRLRVSDPSAVEELLDHEAYRKLVG; encoded by the coding sequence ATGTCCCGGATCCCCGCCGGCCTGCATTACACCGAAGAGCACGAATACCTAAAACCCACTGATGAAACGAACGTGTTTCTGGTCGGGGTCACCGATTATGCCCAGGGCGAGTTGGGGGACGTCGTCTTCCTCGAGCTTCCCGGAGTCGGGGAGGCCTTCGACCGAATGGAAGTGTTCGGAACCATCGAGGCGGTGAAGGCGGTGAGCGATCTGTTTTCCCCGGTGGCGGGCGAAGTGGTGGAGATCAACTCGGCGCTCGACCAGGATCCCGCCCTCGTGAACACCGATCCCTATGGTGAGGGGTGGATGATCCGCCTTCGCGTGAGCGACCCATCCGCAGTCGAGGAGCTCCTCGATCACGAAGCCTACCGCAAGCTCGTCGGCTGA
- a CDS encoding lipoate--protein ligase family protein, which produces MDRTEEGGAPAGVTPAEQTGERGFGTGATGETWLRAAGKGVPPETLRWRILRDPPADGGANMAMDVALARTVETGEAILRIYRWIRPTLSLGRNQPARGRFDPLAAQGLGAGVVRRPTGGREVLHDRELTYATVFPVGTFGGLRDSYRLVNAALVNALRSLGVNAALADPPGRTPAIGSGPCFERPAAGEVAVGGRKIAGSAQRRFGGILLQHGSLLLAPSTVTIAALRAPPSAEVGSGEGGPRSSRGEAGMDGHGPGGAGRDPTTLSELVAGPVAFPRVAAAVEAAMAGTLGGKWSRGETSPVARVVAEELLSQYESAGWTWRR; this is translated from the coding sequence TTGGATCGGACTGAAGAGGGGGGGGCGCCTGCGGGAGTCACTCCCGCAGAACAGACCGGGGAGCGCGGGTTCGGAACGGGTGCAACCGGGGAGACCTGGTTGCGTGCGGCCGGGAAAGGCGTACCGCCCGAGACGCTCCGCTGGAGGATCCTCCGCGATCCTCCGGCCGACGGCGGGGCAAACATGGCGATGGACGTCGCGCTGGCGCGGACGGTGGAAACGGGCGAGGCCATTCTCCGTATCTACCGGTGGATCCGCCCCACCCTCTCGCTGGGGCGAAACCAGCCGGCCCGCGGACGCTTCGACCCCCTCGCCGCGCAGGGATTGGGCGCGGGCGTCGTCCGCCGGCCGACGGGCGGGCGGGAAGTCCTCCATGACCGGGAGCTGACCTACGCGACGGTTTTTCCGGTCGGGACCTTCGGCGGGCTCCGCGACAGTTACCGACTCGTCAATGCTGCCCTGGTCAACGCCCTCCGATCGCTGGGTGTGAACGCCGCGCTCGCCGATCCTCCGGGGCGCACGCCCGCCATCGGCTCCGGCCCCTGCTTCGAACGCCCCGCCGCCGGGGAAGTGGCGGTGGGCGGCAGAAAGATCGCGGGAAGCGCCCAACGCCGCTTCGGTGGAATCCTCCTCCAGCACGGCTCGCTCCTGCTCGCTCCTTCGACGGTCACCATCGCCGCACTTCGGGCACCACCTTCGGCCGAGGTGGGATCCGGAGAGGGTGGTCCTCGGTCGAGCCGCGGAGAGGCTGGGATGGACGGGCACGGGCCGGGAGGGGCCGGGAGGGATCCGACCACCCTCTCGGAACTCGTCGCGGGCCCTGTGGCCTTCCCTCGAGTCGCGGCTGCCGTCGAGGCGGCGATGGCGGGAACGCTCGGCGGGAAATGGAGCCGCGGGGAAACGAGCCCGGTCGCGCGGGTGGTGGCGGAGGAGCTCCTTTCCCAATATGAATCGGCTGGGTGGACCTGGCGGCGATAG
- a CDS encoding RNA methyltransferase — MNEAGRGNVVIVLDEPQNLVNVAGVVRAMKNMGLHRLRLVRPLEFDPWRIEGIAHRSEDVVESAAIVDTLDEALSDCLLVIGTSARARTAQRNYGHPREWAPRIAEKAREGPVAIVFGREDKGLSNEALDRCDGVVVIPTDPGYRSLNLAQACLLLAYEVFLALEGDERPLPQGKRSAGPATRGELEAMLEALEGGLWRIDFFKARPAESVMRTFRTLLARAELDRHEAGLVKALGFEIGNFLDRRDTSMASPEEGD; from the coding sequence GTGAACGAGGCGGGCCGGGGCAACGTGGTGATCGTGCTCGACGAGCCCCAGAACCTGGTGAACGTCGCCGGCGTCGTACGGGCGATGAAGAACATGGGGCTCCACCGCCTCCGGCTCGTGCGTCCGCTGGAATTCGACCCCTGGAGAATCGAGGGGATCGCACACCGCTCCGAAGACGTCGTCGAGTCCGCCGCTATTGTGGACACCCTCGACGAAGCCCTCTCGGACTGCCTCCTCGTCATCGGGACTTCGGCCCGCGCCCGCACCGCCCAGCGAAACTACGGACATCCACGGGAGTGGGCCCCGAGGATCGCCGAGAAGGCCCGGGAGGGCCCCGTCGCCATCGTGTTCGGGCGGGAGGACAAGGGACTCTCCAACGAGGCCCTCGACCGTTGCGACGGCGTCGTCGTGATTCCGACGGACCCCGGGTACCGAAGCCTGAACCTCGCTCAGGCCTGCCTGCTCTTGGCGTATGAGGTTTTCCTCGCCCTCGAGGGGGACGAACGGCCGCTCCCCCAGGGGAAGCGTTCGGCGGGTCCGGCGACGCGCGGAGAGCTGGAGGCCATGCTGGAAGCCCTCGAGGGGGGCCTTTGGCGCATTGATTTCTTCAAAGCCCGCCCGGCCGAAAGTGTGATGCGGACCTTTCGAACCCTGCTCGCGCGCGCCGAGCTCGACCGGCACGAGGCCGGGCTCGTGAAGGCGCTCGGATTCGAGATCGGGAATTTCCTGGACAGGAGGGACACCTCGATGGCTTCGCCGGAAGAGGGCGACTAG
- a CDS encoding ABC transporter substrate-binding protein, whose protein sequence is MKPRSLATSWAFLVFSLAAGCGDQAARSLAGLPEFCRDVLPRVAEHLAGFEHPTGERYGGTAVVGTIGELADGMNALVSSAYESTQHQTFLNLMTLIRFDGGFEPEPYLARTWELNEESTELTFHLRDDVFWHDGTPTTARDVEFTYLRATDPATAFPNQAFWTHYVPGPDGVEVLDDHTILFRLRPHAELLDPWRATAIMPEHLLRDVAPAELRQHPYGNRCPVGNGPFVFEDHRADASWSFVRNPAFPEGLGGPPYLARYVLRIIPEQTTLLTELLTENIDFMINPPASQEPQITGASHLQFRTFPWRSYDFVGWNTRRPQLADARVRRAITMATNRAEIVEALLLGYGEVANAGVPPIHWAFHEGNRDALPYDPAGARALLDEAGWVDRDGDGIRENSEGVRLDLSIKYNDGNQDRQDIAEIMQAQLREVGIAVRPQVVEWATLLSQINTPEVRDFDGVVIGWVAEFRLDDTDLHHSRNLNQPYGWSGTNDPRLDLLLDTLPLIVDRAEAIPLWHDYQELLVEVQPYTYLYFPLRRAGLNRRLQNVVLDARGEWAGIQEWWIPADRRRASAP, encoded by the coding sequence ATGAAGCCCCGATCTCTCGCGACCTCCTGGGCCTTCCTCGTCTTCTCCCTGGCCGCCGGGTGCGGAGACCAGGCGGCGCGCTCCCTCGCCGGGCTCCCGGAGTTTTGCCGAGATGTCCTTCCCCGGGTGGCCGAGCACCTCGCCGGTTTCGAGCATCCGACGGGAGAGCGTTACGGGGGAACCGCGGTCGTCGGAACGATCGGAGAGCTCGCGGACGGAATGAACGCGCTGGTCTCCTCCGCGTACGAGTCCACGCAGCACCAGACCTTTCTCAACCTGATGACGCTGATCCGGTTCGACGGGGGCTTCGAGCCGGAGCCCTACCTGGCCCGGACCTGGGAGCTGAACGAGGAGAGCACGGAGCTCACCTTCCACCTTCGCGACGACGTCTTCTGGCACGACGGGACGCCGACCACGGCGCGCGACGTGGAGTTCACTTACCTGCGCGCCACCGATCCGGCGACCGCCTTCCCGAACCAGGCCTTCTGGACCCACTACGTTCCCGGTCCGGACGGGGTCGAAGTTCTCGACGACCACACCATCCTTTTTCGCCTTCGCCCCCATGCGGAGCTCCTCGATCCCTGGCGCGCCACGGCGATCATGCCGGAGCACCTCCTTCGCGACGTTGCCCCCGCGGAGCTCCGCCAGCATCCGTACGGAAATCGGTGCCCGGTGGGGAACGGCCCCTTCGTGTTCGAGGACCATCGGGCGGACGCGAGTTGGAGCTTCGTGCGGAATCCGGCCTTCCCGGAAGGGCTCGGCGGGCCACCATACCTCGCGCGTTACGTCCTCCGGATCATCCCGGAGCAGACGACGCTCCTGACCGAGCTGCTCACGGAGAACATCGACTTCATGATCAATCCGCCGGCGAGCCAGGAACCGCAGATCACGGGGGCTTCCCACCTCCAATTCCGCACTTTTCCCTGGCGTTCGTACGATTTCGTGGGTTGGAACACACGGCGGCCGCAGCTCGCGGACGCGCGCGTGCGCCGAGCGATCACGATGGCGACGAACCGGGCCGAGATCGTGGAGGCCCTCCTCCTTGGTTACGGGGAGGTGGCGAACGCGGGAGTTCCTCCGATCCATTGGGCCTTTCACGAGGGAAACAGGGACGCCCTCCCTTACGATCCCGCGGGTGCGCGCGCCCTCCTCGACGAGGCGGGGTGGGTGGACCGAGACGGGGACGGAATCCGAGAGAACTCGGAGGGAGTCCGTCTCGATCTCTCGATCAAATACAACGATGGGAATCAGGACCGGCAGGACATCGCCGAGATCATGCAAGCCCAGCTCCGAGAAGTCGGGATCGCGGTGCGGCCCCAGGTGGTCGAGTGGGCCACCCTGCTCAGCCAGATCAACACCCCCGAGGTGCGCGACTTCGACGGAGTCGTGATCGGATGGGTCGCGGAGTTCAGGCTCGACGATACCGACCTGCACCACTCGCGGAATTTGAATCAACCCTACGGCTGGTCGGGGACGAACGACCCGCGCCTCGACCTCCTCCTCGACACCCTCCCCCTCATCGTGGACCGGGCGGAGGCGATTCCGCTCTGGCACGACTACCAGGAGCTCCTCGTTGAGGTTCAGCCTTACACCTACCTCTATTTTCCTCTCCGGCGGGCCGGGCTGAACCGGAGGCTCCAGAACGTCGTTCTGGACGCGCGCGGGGAGTGGGCGGGAATCCAGGAGTGGTGGATTCCCGCCGACCGTCGCAGGGCGAGCGCACCCTGA
- the gcvP gene encoding aminomethyl-transferring glycine dehydrogenase: MTRAFDRDDRFVRRHLGPDERAVEEMLGTLGCSSLAELIGQTVPAAIRNEALPGIGDALSEPQLLQRLREIAAENRPFRSFIGMGYHDTVVPSVILRTVLENPGWYTAYTPYQAEISQGRLEALLNFQTVVMDLTGLAIANASLLDEGTAAAEAMSLFLSEGVSERNVFLVDRGCHPQTIEVVRGRALPLGIELRIEDPADAAFDDSVFGVLLAYPDTNGEVTDPRPTIAKAHDGGVLVAVVADLLSLTLLFPPGEMGADVVVGNSQRFGVPLGYGGPHAAYFATTEALKRGIPGRIIGVSKDADGAPALRMALQTREQHIRREKATSNICTAQVLLAVMASMYAVYHGPEGLRRIAKRIHELTRALAAAMVGQGHEILHEHYFDTIRVRPSDPDIRTVLGRAAEVHINLRDFGDGTLGIALDETVEMEDLEALFELFVPDGRKSPDPRHLLDEISRKGTEAASSLPPELRRSSPFLEHPVFHRHRTETEMLRYIHRLESRDLTLRTSMIPLGSCTMKLNAATAMRALSWPEFSRIHPFAPPDQARGYRRIVDNLERWLAAISGLPAVSLQPNSGAQGEYAGLLVICAYHASRGEAYRRVCLIPSSAHGTNPASAVMAGMKVVVVACDENGNVELDDLRAKSEAHAGELGALMTTYPSTHGVFEEGIREVCRIVHERGGQVYLDGANMNAQVGIARPGDYGADVCHINLHKTFSIPHGGGGPGMGPICAAEHLRPYLPGHPIVPVGGERAIPPVSAAPWGSASILLISWAYIAMLGKEGLRRASEIAILNANYMAHRLEEHFPVLYRGREGRVAHEFILDLRPLRKVSGITEVDVAKRLMDYGYHAPTMAFPVPGTMMVEPTESESKDELDRFCDALISIRAEIQQVELGLMDPTDNPLKNAPHTAAAIASGAWDHPYSRNRAVFPAPWTREWKFWPPVRRVDNAYGDRNLICSCPPVSAFAPGTGELESLGSD; this comes from the coding sequence ATGACACGCGCCTTCGACCGAGACGACCGTTTCGTACGCAGGCATCTGGGTCCGGACGAGAGAGCCGTCGAGGAAATGCTCGGGACGCTCGGTTGCAGCTCCCTGGCGGAGCTCATCGGGCAGACCGTCCCCGCCGCCATTCGGAACGAAGCTCTCCCCGGGATCGGAGACGCCCTCTCCGAGCCCCAGCTCCTCCAACGCCTCCGCGAAATCGCCGCGGAAAACCGGCCCTTCCGTTCCTTCATCGGAATGGGTTACCACGACACGGTGGTCCCGTCGGTGATCCTGCGAACGGTACTCGAGAATCCAGGGTGGTACACGGCCTACACCCCCTACCAGGCGGAAATCTCGCAGGGGCGGCTCGAGGCGCTCCTCAACTTCCAGACGGTCGTGATGGATCTGACTGGTCTCGCAATTGCGAACGCCTCCCTCCTCGACGAGGGGACGGCCGCAGCCGAGGCGATGTCGCTCTTCCTCTCGGAAGGGGTGAGCGAGCGAAATGTCTTCCTTGTGGACCGTGGATGCCATCCGCAGACGATCGAGGTCGTCCGGGGGCGGGCACTCCCGCTCGGAATCGAGCTCCGGATCGAGGACCCGGCGGACGCCGCGTTCGACGATTCGGTCTTCGGAGTTCTTCTCGCTTATCCGGACACCAACGGCGAGGTGACGGACCCGCGCCCGACGATCGCGAAGGCGCACGACGGGGGCGTGCTCGTCGCCGTCGTCGCGGATCTCCTTTCGCTGACCCTTCTCTTCCCTCCGGGCGAGATGGGCGCCGACGTGGTCGTGGGAAACAGCCAGCGTTTTGGGGTCCCGCTCGGGTACGGGGGCCCCCACGCCGCCTACTTCGCCACGACTGAGGCGCTCAAGCGTGGAATTCCGGGGCGGATCATCGGCGTTTCCAAGGACGCGGACGGTGCACCCGCCCTCCGCATGGCGCTCCAGACCCGCGAGCAGCATATCCGGCGGGAAAAAGCGACCTCGAACATCTGCACGGCCCAGGTCCTGCTCGCGGTGATGGCGTCGATGTACGCGGTTTATCATGGACCCGAAGGGCTTCGCCGCATCGCGAAGCGGATCCACGAACTGACGCGCGCCCTCGCTGCCGCGATGGTCGGGCAGGGTCATGAAATTCTCCACGAGCACTACTTCGACACGATCCGGGTGCGGCCATCGGATCCGGACATCCGGACCGTCCTCGGGCGCGCCGCCGAAGTCCACATCAATCTCCGAGATTTCGGTGACGGGACCCTCGGCATCGCCCTTGACGAAACGGTCGAGATGGAAGACCTGGAGGCGCTTTTCGAGCTCTTCGTTCCGGATGGACGGAAGTCGCCCGACCCGCGACACCTCCTCGACGAAATCTCCCGGAAGGGCACCGAGGCGGCCTCCAGCCTTCCGCCGGAGCTGCGGCGGAGCTCCCCCTTTCTCGAGCATCCCGTGTTCCACCGGCATCGGACGGAGACGGAGATGCTCCGTTACATCCACCGGCTCGAAAGCCGCGATTTAACGCTCCGAACGAGCATGATCCCCCTCGGCTCGTGTACGATGAAGCTGAATGCCGCGACGGCGATGCGCGCCCTGAGCTGGCCCGAGTTCTCGCGGATCCATCCGTTCGCTCCTCCGGACCAGGCGCGAGGATACCGCCGGATCGTGGACAATCTGGAGCGGTGGCTCGCCGCGATCTCCGGGCTCCCCGCGGTCTCCCTGCAGCCCAATTCCGGGGCGCAGGGGGAATACGCCGGCCTCCTTGTGATTTGCGCCTACCATGCCTCCCGGGGAGAGGCGTACCGACGGGTCTGCCTGATCCCCTCCTCCGCGCACGGGACCAATCCGGCCTCGGCCGTGATGGCGGGGATGAAAGTCGTCGTGGTCGCCTGCGACGAAAACGGGAACGTGGAGCTGGACGATCTCCGCGCGAAGTCGGAGGCGCACGCGGGCGAGCTCGGCGCGCTGATGACGACCTACCCGTCCACTCATGGCGTCTTCGAGGAGGGAATCCGCGAGGTGTGCCGGATCGTCCATGAGCGGGGGGGACAGGTCTATCTCGACGGCGCGAACATGAACGCTCAGGTCGGGATCGCGCGACCGGGGGACTACGGGGCCGACGTCTGCCACATCAACTTGCACAAGACGTTTTCGATTCCGCACGGCGGGGGCGGACCGGGGATGGGCCCCATCTGTGCCGCCGAGCACCTCCGGCCGTACCTCCCTGGGCACCCGATCGTCCCCGTGGGGGGGGAACGCGCGATTCCGCCCGTCTCCGCCGCGCCGTGGGGGAGCGCGTCCATACTTCTCATCTCGTGGGCCTACATCGCGATGCTCGGGAAGGAAGGGCTCCGGCGCGCGAGCGAGATCGCGATTCTGAATGCGAACTACATGGCCCACCGGCTCGAGGAACACTTTCCGGTCCTCTACCGGGGACGGGAGGGGCGTGTGGCGCACGAGTTCATCCTCGACCTGCGCCCCCTCCGGAAGGTGTCCGGAATCACCGAGGTGGATGTGGCGAAGCGGCTCATGGACTACGGCTACCACGCGCCGACGATGGCCTTTCCTGTGCCGGGAACGATGATGGTGGAGCCCACCGAGTCCGAGTCCAAGGATGAGCTGGACCGCTTCTGCGACGCCCTCATCTCGATCCGGGCGGAGATCCAGCAGGTCGAGCTCGGCCTCATGGATCCGACGGACAACCCGCTGAAAAACGCGCCCCACACGGCCGCCGCGATCGCGTCGGGCGCATGGGACCACCCGTACTCTCGGAATCGGGCGGTTTTTCCGGCGCCATGGACCCGGGAGTGGAAGTTTTGGCCCCCCGTTCGCCGGGTGGACAACGCATACGGCGACCGGAATCTCATTTGCTCCTGTCCACCGGTGAGCGCCTTCGCACCGGGCACAGGCGAATTGGAATCCCTTGGATCGGACTGA